The genome window CTGGACGGAGGCTGGACCACCCTGTAACCCATCCGTCAATCTCCACGGAAAACCCCATGACCCTGGAAAAATCCGCCCGCTGGTTTGAAGACAACAAAGAGTTTCTGGCCGGAGGTGTCAGCAGCGACGTGCGCAAGGCCGAGCTCCCCCACCCCCTCTACTTCGAGTCGGGCTCGGGGAGCCGCATTCGCGACGTGGACGGCAACGAGTACATCGACTACGTCCTGGGACAAGGACCGCTGCTGCTGGGCCACAGCCCCCGACCGGTGCTGGAGGCCGTCCACCGGCAGTTGGACCGGGGCCTGGTCTTTGCCGGTCAACACCAGGCCGAGGCCGAACTGGCCCGGCTGCTGACCCGGGCGATCCCCTGCGCCGAGAGGGTCAGGTTCAACAGCACCGGCTCCGAGGCCGTGATCACGGCCCTTCGGGCGGCCAGGGCCTACCGGGGGCGCAACCTGGTGGTCAAGTTCGAGGGGCAATGGCACGGCTGGTACGACAGCCTCTTCGTCTCGACGGCTCCCGGACCCGATCAGCAAGGTGACCGCGGCAGCCCCAACCCCGTCTTGCCCAGCAAGGGCCAGGTGGCCAACGCCGCCGACAACCTGATCATCATGCCCTGGAACGACCTGGAGCTTCTGGAAGACCTGTTTGCCCGGCGCGGCAGCGAGATCGCGGCCATCCTGACCGAGCCGGTCATGTGCAACTCGGGAAGCCTCATGCCCCGTCCCGGCTTTTTGGAGGGATTGCGCAGCCTCTGTGACCGCTACGAGTCCGTCCTGATCTTCGATGAGGTGATTACGGGCTTTCGCCTGGCCCTCGGAGGGGCCCAGGAGATCTTCGGCGTCACCCCCGATCTGGCCACCTACGCCAAGGGTATCGCCAGCGGGTTCACCTTGAGCGCCGTGGTGGGCAAAGCCGAAGTCATGGACCTGATTTCCAGCGGACAGGTGGTGCACGCCGGAACCTACAACAGCAACCCGGTGGTCATCGCCGCCGGCCTGGCCACGCTTCAAACCCTCAGCGGCGACCGGGAAGCCGTCTACTCACACCTCAACCGCCTGGGCGACCGCTTGCGCCAAGGGCTGGAGGAGCGGCTGCGGCGGGCTGAAGTCCCTGCCCTGGTGGGCGGTCTGGGACCGGTGGTGCAGGTCAGCCTCACCGAGCGGGAGGCCCTCCACGACTACCGCGAATGGGCCACCCGGGACGACCGCACCTACCAGCAACTGGTCACCGACCTGGTCTACAGGGGGGTCCGCACCACCGGCCGGGGCACCTGGTACGTCTCCACCGCCCACACCGACGCCGAGGTGGACCAAACGCTGGATGCCTTTGACAAAGTCCTGGAGGGGCCGGGCATTGGGGCCGCCTTTTGATTCGCCGCCCGGTTGTCGCTAATGGGGCGCCGCGTTTGCCCCCCTCCGGTTCGACCGCGGGCTGAATCTCCTGAGTCGCGATCCAGCGGATTCCGTCCCCCCCTCCGGTTCGACTGCGGGCGGAGCCCTTGTCTCACCGATTCCCCCTCCAGGGGGGAGTGATAGAGTTCTACTGGGAGCCTTGTGTTGGCCTCAAGAATCACTCCCCCCTTGAGGGGGAGTCGCAGAAGCCGAGCCGATAGGCGAAGGCTGATGCGGAGGGGGGCCAACGCCGAGGTCCCAGCCAGGGGGCACCCGCAGCCCAAGGCCGTCAGGAGTCGCAGAATCCAAGCCGCAGGCGAAGACTGATGCGGAGGGGGGCAGACGCCAAGCAGGCAAATAACCCCCACCCCCATTCAGAATCGCCCTTCAAGCCTCAGGAAATCGGCGGGCTGGGCGGTCTTGCCCTCCAGGGCCAGGTCGGCCAGGACTTCTCCCATCACGGGCGCGAACTTAAACCCGTGGCCGGAAAAACCGGCACCGAACAGGACCTGCTCGTAGTGAGGATGGCGATCGACGATGAAGTGGCCGTCGGGCGTCATGGTGTAGAGGCACGTCCTGGCGGCCAGCATCTGGTCCAGCCAGGGACGGTCGGGGTCCAGCAGACCCGGGACAAACCGGGCGATATCCCGCACCAGGGGGGCCAGGTCGGCTTCTGACGGCGGCGCAATTCGGACAGGAAATTCCGGCAGGGGATCCCCCTTCTCGTGATAGGCGATCTTGACCCCGGCGCCGGCGATCTCGGGAAAGCCATAGAAGCCGCCGGGGGCGAAGACGAAGATGGGGCTCGCTCCGGGCTGAAACCATTGCGGCCGGCGGGGTCTGAACCAGGTCAGCACCTGGCGCCGCACTACCAGCGGCAGCTTCAATGCCGTCAGGATGGCGCCGCTCCAGGCGCCGGCGGCAACCACCAGCCGCTTGGCCCGGATGCGTTCTCCGCGGGTGCTTACCTGGACCTCCCGGCCCTCAACCGACCACTCCAGCACCTCTTGGTTCAGCCGAAGCTCAGCCCCCGAGCGGCGGGCTCCCCGTAGAGCGCAGCCCAGGGCGGCCGCCACGTCGATCAGACCGGCCCGGTCGTCCAGCAGCCCCGCAAAGTTCTCCAGGGGATTCAAGGCGGGGAAACGGCTCCGGACCTCATCCGCCGACAGGACCTGAACCGGCAGACCGTGAACGTCGGCGCTTTGCTGGACGCCGTCGAGCAGAGGGCTGTCGGACTCTCCCAGACTCAGCACCCCCGTCCAGGTCAACAACTCGGGGCGGTCTTCCGCAGCCAGGTGCTCCCAGAGCTCCAAGGCCCGCTTCATCAGCGGCACGTAATCGGGATGTTCCGTGTAGATGGTGCGAAAGGCCCGGGTCTCGCCTCCGTGGCTCCCCTGCTCATGGGGTGGCGAGAACCGGTCGAAGCCGATCACCGAGGCTCCCCGGCGGGCCAGCTCCAGGGCGGTGAAGCTTCCCATGGCTCCCAAGCCGATTATGGCCACGTCGTAACCTGGCATGCTCGCTGCCTTGTCGGTTCCCGGATTTCTCTATGTTAGATGCTTGAGTGGAAGCTGCGTTGACGAATGAGGCAGGAACTGTGGATTTAGGAATGTAGACTCTTGATTTGATCCGAGGCCAAACCGGTTGTCCTTACCCCCCAATCTACAATCAGAAATCAACAACAATTCCCTTCGTGGAGATTTCCATTGCCTGCTTGTGGGCCCGAGGCACGGCCTCCCTAGCTGAAGGCCACTCTCCGGCCCAAACCCTTGGCCAGCGCCTGCTCGTAGATGCTGGCGGCCACGGTGGTGTCCTGGACCCCCAGCCCGATCCCGTCAAAGAGGGTGATCTCGTCCCGGCTGCGGCGGCCCTCCACCTGGCCCAGGATGACCTGCCCCAGGCTGCCGGCGTAGCAATCCTTGCCCAGGATGCCCTGCTCCACCGCCTGGCTGGCCTCGCCCCGCTGCAAGCAGTGCTCCACCTTGTCGGCAAAGAGCCGGCAGCGCGGCAACAGCTCCGGCTCACATTCGATCTTGGTGTGCAGGTCGGACCCCATGCAGGAGAGGTGGGTCCCCTTCCTCACCCACTCGCTCCGCACGATGGGTTCGGTGCTGTTGGTGGCGGTGCAGATCACGTCGGCTTCCCGGCAGGCGCTTTCGGCATCGGTCACCTCGATAGGCGCCGGCGCCTCCTCGGCCAGGTCAGCCGCCAGTCGCTCGGCCTGATCTCGCCGGATATCGAAGAGCAGGATGCTCTGGAAGGGCCGAACCCGGCTCAGGGCCCGCACGCACTGGCGCCCCAGTTGGCCCGAGCCGATGACCGCCAGCACGGCCGCCTCCCGGCGGGCCAGATGTTTGGCGGCCACGGCCGCGGCCGCGGCCGTGCGATACATGGTCGCCAGCACCGATTCCACGATGAGCAGCAGCTCGCCGGTGTCCGGATCGTAGAGATTCATGGTGCTGAAGATGGTGGGCAGCCCCCGCTCGACGTTGCCCTTGCGCTCCTGTCCCATCTTCATGGAGAACATGTGGGTCGCCTTGGTGTAACCGGTCAGGCAGGCGGCGATGCCTCCGGGCAGATCCACGATGCACTTGGGGGGTAGCAGGTCCTCTCCCTTTTCGAACGCGGACAGGCACTTCTCGATGGCCGGCACGATTTCCTGCAGGTCGATCTGCGCCGCCACTTCCCCGCGAGTCAGAACGATTGTTTCTCTAGCCATGGAATCATCCTTTCAAAGGCAGCCTCGATCCGTTCCAGCGAGGTGGCGTAGCTCAACCGCAGGCCGTTGCGGCAGGATTCCCCGAAGGTATCCCCCGGGATGGCGCAGACCCGGATCTCCCGCAGCATCCTGAGCGTGAACTCCGACCCGTCCTCCCCGACGGGCAGCGAAGGCATGATGTAGAAGGCGCCCTGAGGACGGTAGCCCTGCAGGTGGCGGCACTCCTCCAGCAGCTCCACGATGCGGTCCCGGCGCTTCCGGTACTCGCCGACCATTTGATCGACGCAGCCCTGGTCACCCTGCAGGGCCGCCACCGAGGCCCACTGTCCCGGCGTGTTTCCCACCGTGGTTGTATAGGTGTGATAGCGCCTCAAGGTCTGGAGGTTCCTGCGGCTGGAGATAAGCCAGCCCACCCGCATGCCAGGCATGCTGTAGGTCTTGGAAACACTGCTGGCCACGATCAGGTGGTCCAGATCCACATCGCAGTTCAACACGCTGGAAGACTCCATCTCGTCCAGGACCAGGCGGTCGTAGACCTCGTCGCTGATCACGGTGATCCTCCGCCTGGCGGCGGCCTGACAGATAGTCTCCAGGGTCGAGGCGGGATAGACGGTACCGGTGGGGTTGCCGGGGGAGTTGAGGATGACGGCGCAGGTCCGGGGACCCATGGCGTCGATCACCTCCTGGGGATCCACCTGGTAGCCCTGCTCGGCAGTGGTGACGATGCGCCGCACGCTGCCGCCCGCCAGACCCACCAGGGGCTGGAAGAGCACGAAGCTGGGCTCGATGACGATCACCTCCCGCCCCGGCGCGGCCAGGCTGGTGACCGCCAGGAAGATGGCCTCCCCGGCTCCGGTGGTTTCCAGCAGGTTCTCCTCCACCAGTTTCCGGCCGCTGAGTTTCCCATAGATTTGCGCCAGGACGGAAAGCAGCTCCGGCAGGCCGGCATCCAGGGTGTAGTGGGTCTTGTCCTGGCGCAAGGCCTCCACGTGAGCCTCGACGATGTGCGGGGGCGTGGGAAAATCGGGCTGCCCGATGGAGAGGTGGATGACCTCCTCCATGGTGGACGCCAGGTTGAACATCCGGCGAATTCCCGAAACCGGCAGCGCCGAAAGCGCGGGATTCCACTGAAGGGATGGAGTCATGGATGGAATGAAGTGTCCCGGTAATGGATGGGCCGGTGGGCCGACTATTGCGGCTCTCCCGGTGGCTGGGCGTTTGCCACCCTCCGCATCAGCCTTCGCCTCCGGCTCGGCTTCTGCGACTCCCCCTCAAGGGGGGAGTGATAGTTGAGCGGCCTGAGGGGGCTTGCCGTAACCAACCGCCCCAGAATGCCCCAAGCCGTCCCCCAAGTCGAGCCTTTTTGGATTGGGGCTGTTGCTCCAGCTTTGGACGGGGGCATGGTTGGTCTGCTTGGGGAGATGCGTGTCTGGCCAGGGGAGGCCGGTAAAAGTCAGGAGGGGTTCTTCCCCGTTAGGGTCTCGGGATGCGATCCATGACGAAGTCCTCGATGCGGATCGTCTTCGCGAACCATCCCAGGTTCCTGGTCTCGACGCGAACCAGCTCGGCTCCTTGCAGCCAGGTTGCATCGATGGGGGAAGTCCCTGAAGGCAAATCGAACGAGAGAGTTGGCCGTCTGATTTCCAGCATCTGGTAGATATCCGAGAACAGCAGCAAACTGGAAAGAGAATCGGGGCCGAAGCTTCTTTGCCCGAAGAGCGCTTCTTTCCTCGAAAAGTTGACCAGGAAGTACCGTACGGCCTCCCAGTCATCCAGCGTTAGTTTGTGGGAGGTCTCGCGGAGGTGGACGATCCAGGCGTCATTCTGAGAGGTGACCGCAAGGATAGCTGCATGGTCGGAGCCTCGATCATAGCGAACACCGGGTTCCAGCCGCATCCTTGTAATCGCGTCTCTCTGGACCAGAAAGTGCATCTCTGCCTCATAGGCCATTTCGTCACCGGAATAACATTTGTGAACCTCTTGGCTGATCCGTAGCAATTCCAGATGAGGCTTCCACCTAAATTGCTCAGAGTTCAGGAAATCCAGGCCTCCAAGGGCCTGCGACAGCAAGGCGGCTTTCTTCGTGTGCAAATCCATCTCACGGTAACGCTGAAATCGCGGCGACGGATTACGGAAGGCGTACGAAGTACTCCCTCGATACTGGTCCAGGGTTTCGCCGGATGTCGAGAAGAGGTTCGCGGTGAAACGTCCTGGCAATACCACGAGGCCCGCAGGTAGATTGTCCACCGTGACATCCCCTTGCAGTAGCCACCCTTCTTCACGTCCCTGCTTGTGCCATCGATGCAACTCGAGACTCTTTTCATGGATGCGGGCCGTGACTTGCTCCGGGTCCAGGATTCCCTCGGCCAGAGGATACTCGTCCGGCCAGAAGTCCCACCTCCAGAAGGTCATGAACAGCAATACCCCGGGAAACACCGACGAGGCCAGGATCATGCTCTTCTTCGTCCGCTGGGTCAGATACTGATGGCAAACAACAACCACGGCCACTACGAGAAGGAACAGCAAGAACCCGATCAAGCCTGAAAAATAGAGGGAGTCGTCCCATCTGATCCGCCTGACCACTTTGACCGCTTCGGCGATGGCCTGCATCACTGCATTTTTTGGGGGTTGAAAGACATAGGGGTCCAGCCAGCGCAGGAACTGCAAAAACGTGTATTGAACCAGCAGCAGGCCAATAGCCCCGAGGATGCCGAGAAAAATCATACGAGCAAGGTCACGGGTCAAAGCTGCCAGCATCATGAGCAATGCCAGCACCAGGCACTGGAATAGCAAAATCTGTGGAATGGAGCGGACGGTGTCGTACAGCGTGACTCCATGGAGAAGGAGGAGCAGAACTTCGGTCAGAAAAGCGGGAAGAATCACCGTTAATGTCAGGAAGAGAGACTTGCCGGCCAGGAGCCGCTTCCCGGAAATGGGACGGCTCAACCAGAAGGCGGTGCTGCCTACCGTCGAGTCCTGCTGCACCAATTGGGAGGCGATCAAGACCAACAGGGCAATCTTCAGCAATGCCACCAGCCATGCCAGCAGGGTGATGGAGACTTCGAGCATCATATCGGCCGGAGGTGGATGGTGAGGAAGACGCGCAAAGGTTGAGATCAAGAATCCTTGCAGGATGACCAGTCCCCACCAGCCGATGAGCGGGAAAAGGAGGTGCGAACGACGAAAGTCGTTGGCCATGAGGTGAAGAGTCAGGTTCATTGGCGTTCCCCACCGTCCTGCAACCGTCGGATCAGGGCTAAAGACCGCAAGATGGCGATACCAATATTGGATTCACGCTCCAGGCCTTCATCCCGAGCGCGTCCTGCCTCCCGATCTCCTGTTCAGCTGTCTTTCCCGGGCTGTGATAGTGCAGCAGCGGGTCGGGCGATACGTTCCATGACGAGGTCCTCCAGGCGGATGGACTTGGAGAACCAACCCAGATCCCTGGTTTCAACCCGAATCAGCTCGGCACCGTCCATCCAGGCCGGGTCGAGGGGAGATCCCTCAAACCTCGGACCGAAATTCAGTCGCCCCTGTTCAACCTTCAGCATCGGGAAGACCATTGACATCAAGGGAGGAATCCGAAGGGAACTCCCTCCACGACGGCCTTTCAGGCCGAATATCCCTTCCCGCCGGGACGGGTTGATCAAGAGATAGGTAAAGGTGTTCCGGTCGTCCACAGGGAGCCAATGGGTAAACTCCCTGAAGCGGATGATCAAGCCGTTCGGATCGAGTCGTTCACTCGGGGGGATCTTGAATCGGAAGGTGTTTGACCCGTCCGAATAGTATCGGTCAATCGATAGGATCTCCACCTGGTCCGAGCCTCGATGGTAACGAGCCCCCTTTTCCAACCGTATGTTGGCGATTTCGTCCCTTTGCACCAGATAATCCACCTGGGCCGAATATTGCAATCTGTCTTCTCCATAGCGCTCATAGAGATCCTTGCTGATCTCAAACAGTTCCGGAGGTCCTTCTCCCAATAAATGCTCACCGTCCAGGAATTTGACGTCGTCCAACGCCTGACTGAGCAACTCGGCTCTATCCCCGCCAAGCGGTCGACCGGAAAAATGAATGGGACTCATGGCCTGGAATGCATAGGCGCTACGACTGACATGGTGGGCCAGGGATTCTCCGGAGGGCAGGAGGAGGCTGGCGGAGATCTGAGCCGGGAGCACAACCACGCCCGGAGGTAGATTGTCCAGCGCTATGCTGCCTTTGAGGAGCAGCCTCTTTTTTCCTGCCGGGTCAAAGTGCGTACGGGAAGTTGTGACTGGAGCGATGATCAGACTCTTTTCCTCGATCCAGGCCGTGACCCGGGTCGGATCCAGAATCCCTGTGTCGAGTTTGGGTGCCGTTCCCCGCCAATGCGGGTTCCAGAACCCTATAGAGATCAGCGCAAGGGAGAGGGCCGAGAAGAGAAGGATCCTGCTGCGCAACCTCCGTCGCGTCAGATACTGATGGACAACGACCATCGCGGCTATTCCCAGAAGGACCGGAAGCATGCCCATCAGGTGCAGACTGAAACTGGGAGGGGGAACAGGCATCACAACGGGAACGTCTTGGCTCGGAAATTGCAGAGTGCTCAGGACCAGGGAGAAAGAAGTGGAAAATAGCAGAAACAAGATGAACCAAAGCGGCGGCACGGCGACCAGCGCAGCGATCCCAAAGAAGATCTGTCGGGGAAGGCTGGTGGTTAAAACCGTCAGCATCGTTAGAACGACGATCGTGAACAGGGTCAGAAGGACGATCTGTGGAATAGAGCGGACGGTATCCTCCGGGGCGACTCCACGGACCAGGAGCAAAACGACCTGCACCAGAAGGTCTGGAAGCAAGACAACCAAAGCCAGGAAGAGGGACTTGCTCGCCAGCAGCCGACCCTTTGAAATGGGGCGGCTCAACCAGAAGGCGGTGGTACCTGTGGTGGCATCCTTCCGTACCGCCTCCGATACGATCAGCGTCAACAGGCAGAGCTTGAGTATTGCGACCAGCAACCCCAGGAAAGACGGGCTGAATAGCCACATCCGTTCGCCGGAAAACAATTGGGCGTAAGATCCCATCAAAACGGCCTGCAAGATCAACAGAGCCCACCACACGCTCAGATAAGGCCGCAGGTAGCGAAAGTCGTTGGCAATGAGGTGTCGCGTCAGGTTCATTTCCCGCTTCTCATTCGTACAGCCGATAGGTTCGGGCCAGCGCCATGAAGATGGCTTTAAGGGACATGGGACGCACCGTCAAGTCCTTGAGACCCGGCAGAGAGCTCCGAATGGCCTGGTCGCCGGCTTCCTCCCGGTAGCGGCTGTCCACGAACCGAACCACCTGCCCCGCCCTCTCCGCCAGCAGCCAGGAATCGGGGAGGGTCTCC of Acidobacteriota bacterium contains these proteins:
- a CDS encoding aspartate aminotransferase family protein, with amino-acid sequence MTLEKSARWFEDNKEFLAGGVSSDVRKAELPHPLYFESGSGSRIRDVDGNEYIDYVLGQGPLLLGHSPRPVLEAVHRQLDRGLVFAGQHQAEAELARLLTRAIPCAERVRFNSTGSEAVITALRAARAYRGRNLVVKFEGQWHGWYDSLFVSTAPGPDQQGDRGSPNPVLPSKGQVANAADNLIIMPWNDLELLEDLFARRGSEIAAILTEPVMCNSGSLMPRPGFLEGLRSLCDRYESVLIFDEVITGFRLALGGAQEIFGVTPDLATYAKGIASGFTLSAVVGKAEVMDLISSGQVVHAGTYNSNPVVIAAGLATLQTLSGDREAVYSHLNRLGDRLRQGLEERLRRAEVPALVGGLGPVVQVSLTEREALHDYREWATRDDRTYQQLVTDLVYRGVRTTGRGTWYVSTAHTDAEVDQTLDAFDKVLEGPGIGAAF
- the solA gene encoding N-methyl-L-tryptophan oxidase produces the protein MPGYDVAIIGLGAMGSFTALELARRGASVIGFDRFSPPHEQGSHGGETRAFRTIYTEHPDYVPLMKRALELWEHLAAEDRPELLTWTGVLSLGESDSPLLDGVQQSADVHGLPVQVLSADEVRSRFPALNPLENFAGLLDDRAGLIDVAAALGCALRGARRSGAELRLNQEVLEWSVEGREVQVSTRGERIRAKRLVVAAGAWSGAILTALKLPLVVRRQVLTWFRPRRPQWFQPGASPIFVFAPGGFYGFPEIAGAGVKIAYHEKGDPLPEFPVRIAPPSEADLAPLVRDIARFVPGLLDPDRPWLDQMLAARTCLYTMTPDGHFIVDRHPHYEQVLFGAGFSGHGFKFAPVMGEVLADLALEGKTAQPADFLRLEGRF
- a CDS encoding ornithine cyclodeaminase family protein; translation: MARETIVLTRGEVAAQIDLQEIVPAIEKCLSAFEKGEDLLPPKCIVDLPGGIAACLTGYTKATHMFSMKMGQERKGNVERGLPTIFSTMNLYDPDTGELLLIVESVLATMYRTAAAAAVAAKHLARREAAVLAVIGSGQLGRQCVRALSRVRPFQSILLFDIRRDQAERLAADLAEEAPAPIEVTDAESACREADVICTATNSTEPIVRSEWVRKGTHLSCMGSDLHTKIECEPELLPRCRLFADKVEHCLQRGEASQAVEQGILGKDCYAGSLGQVILGQVEGRRSRDEITLFDGIGLGVQDTTVAASIYEQALAKGLGRRVAFS
- a CDS encoding pyridoxal phosphate-dependent aminotransferase, with the protein product MTPSLQWNPALSALPVSGIRRMFNLASTMEEVIHLSIGQPDFPTPPHIVEAHVEALRQDKTHYTLDAGLPELLSVLAQIYGKLSGRKLVEENLLETTGAGEAIFLAVTSLAAPGREVIVIEPSFVLFQPLVGLAGGSVRRIVTTAEQGYQVDPQEVIDAMGPRTCAVILNSPGNPTGTVYPASTLETICQAAARRRITVISDEVYDRLVLDEMESSSVLNCDVDLDHLIVASSVSKTYSMPGMRVGWLISSRRNLQTLRRYHTYTTTVGNTPGQWASVAALQGDQGCVDQMVGEYRKRRDRIVELLEECRHLQGYRPQGAFYIMPSLPVGEDGSEFTLRMLREIRVCAIPGDTFGESCRNGLRLSYATSLERIEAAFERMIPWLEKQSF